The stretch of DNA TCTCATTAGAGAAAGAACTACTATCCCAAGCCAATACCGATTTTACGGACTTGGATTCCAATGGGTTTTCCAAAGTGGATTTATTTTTGGTCTAGAATATTTGAAGATGTATAGTCGTTATACCAATAAAGGTCATTCAATTATTTTTGACCCAAATTATACGACAGGCGATATTATTACTGAAAAAATATTATTTAGCTCAGATTACAGGGGAGAAATCAATACAAGCTTTGTGAATATTAAGCTTGGATATTCTTTTCAATTTTAAGACTCTATAAATAGAATTTTTTGGAACAGTGTCAAAACGAAAGAGTAAAATTTCTACTTGCAACGCATGAATGGGTTTTGTATTTTAGATTAACCGCTTATGGAATTAATCGAATCAATAGCCTGCGGCAGCAAGCCCACCATTATGTTTCGACCCTTAGGGAGAAACATTGAGTTCGGGTGCCACCATCAAGTCCACGCTGGGCTCACCATAACTCAATCATTTCTTTTGTTAAGAAATGATTGAGTTATGGTGAGTGAATAAGTTAAATGTTATTTTATAATTTTTTTACCCGGAGCCATCCACATGAAATTCTTTCTTAGGTTTTTCTTTATTTCATCGTTAGCCGTTAGCCTATCTTCCACCGAACTTGATATCTCCAAAATGCGCGATGCAAAAACAATTATGGATAAAGTCAGCAAAGGCTTCGATGTAAATGCAGTCCGATCAGAGGACGGCTACACTCTATTACACTACGCATCTGAAATAGGAGATGCTAAACTTGTAAAGGTCTTAATTGACAAAGGTGCAGAAATCAATTCTACGATGAAAGTCGGCAGTACTCCATTATCCACTGCAATTTCTTTTAATAAAAAAGATGCAATACGCACTCTGCTGGAAGCCGGTGTTGATCCTAATTTTAAACTAGGGCAATACGATTCCAAACGTTCTCATTTTCATTTTTATATAACGAAAGCACGTAAAATTGATAAAGGTATTTTTGATTTATTTATCACAAAGGGAACGGATTTAGAAACAAGAGATTTTTATAACGAAACTCCTCTTATAACAGCAGCCGGTCAGGATTTTAACATGACGGATAATGCGAAGTATCTGGTGACGGCAGGTGCAGATATTAAGGCGGGAGGGAAAGGCGGAAAGACAGCTCTTATGACTGCTGTGTATACAAGAAATATTGAGCTAATAAAATTTCTTCTTAAATCAGGCTCACCGGTAGATCAAAAGGATAACGACGGTAACACTGCACTTATTAGCATGATCGGTATGG from Leptospiraceae bacterium encodes:
- a CDS encoding ankyrin repeat domain-containing protein → MKFFLRFFFISSLAVSLSSTELDISKMRDAKTIMDKVSKGFDVNAVRSEDGYTLLHYASEIGDAKLVKVLIDKGAEINSTMKVGSTPLSTAISFNKKDAIRTLLEAGVDPNFKLGQYDSKRSHFHFYITKARKIDKGIFDLFITKGTDLETRDFYNETPLITAAGQDFNMTDNAKYLVTAGADIKAGGKGGKTALMTAVYTRNIELIKFLLKSGSPVDQKDNDGNTALISMIGMGNFDEQPKIAVMKILLEAGANINETNNAGNSVLHESLFEGDSEMRKFFVSRNADASIVNKKGKTALDQAIDNDNMIAVKTLLSIEKNINRLDKYGSTMLHSAILNEKYELVKLLLQAGADKGAKDKWGKTSIEFAESLKNQRMIDLLR